The following coding sequences lie in one Bacteroides helcogenes P 36-108 genomic window:
- a CDS encoding four helix bundle protein: MTNSFTDIIAWQKAHTFVLQVYQATRSYPAEERFGLCSQFQRAAVSIPANIAEGYKKLGNADKLRFMNIAQGSLEECRYYILLSKDLNYITEERYITLTKSIEEASKLLNAYCKSIVARRFED; this comes from the coding sequence ATGACAAACAGCTTTACAGACATTATAGCATGGCAGAAAGCGCATACTTTCGTATTGCAGGTATATCAAGCCACGCGAAGCTATCCGGCAGAAGAACGTTTCGGCTTGTGCTCCCAATTCCAGAGAGCCGCCGTATCTATCCCGGCCAATATAGCCGAAGGCTACAAAAAGCTTGGCAATGCAGATAAACTCCGTTTCATGAATATCGCACAAGGCAGCTTAGAAGAGTGCAGATATTACATACTCCTTTCCAAAGACCTGAATTATATTACTGAAGAGAGATATATTACATTAACTAAGAGCATAGAGGAGGCAAGCAAACTACTGAATGCCTATTGCAAAAGCATAGTAGCGCGCCGCTTTGAAGACTGA
- a CDS encoding DUF6078 family protein produces MNETLDYATVPYDFDHCQQAQCPQADTCLRRLAAIHAPKTLHSMKTVNPNNLPADLAKCPYFLTTQKVRIAWGIKDFLNRLPLEDAKAIRRTLIYHFTKTHYYRLQRKERYLRPEEQEYIRQLFRRYGVTDEPTYEYYTEEYNWSTHNL; encoded by the coding sequence ATGAACGAAACATTAGACTACGCCACCGTGCCCTACGACTTCGACCACTGCCAGCAGGCCCAGTGCCCGCAAGCCGACACCTGCCTGCGCCGCCTTGCCGCCATCCATGCGCCCAAGACGCTGCACTCCATGAAAACCGTGAACCCCAACAACCTGCCCGCCGACCTTGCCAAGTGCCCCTACTTCCTCACTACGCAGAAGGTGCGCATCGCCTGGGGCATCAAGGACTTCCTGAACCGCCTGCCCTTAGAAGATGCCAAAGCCATACGCCGCACGCTCATCTACCACTTCACCAAGACGCACTACTACCGCCTGCAACGCAAGGAACGCTACCTGCGCCCCGAAGAACAGGAGTACATCCGGCAGTTGTTCCGCCGCTACGGAGTGACCGACGAACCCACTTACGAGTACTACACCGAGGAATATAACTGGTCGACACATAACCTTTGA
- a CDS encoding N-acetyltransferase, which yields METRYITLTKENIDKEHICCAFSDKKCAEGYEKKKAWLRNEFDNGYVFRRLDARAKVFIEYVPAEKAWIPVDARNYLMVNCLWVAGQYKGNGHAKALLQSAVEDAKAQGRNGLVTVAGTKKFPFMGDTKWLLKQGFETVESLPDGFSLLALKLDKNAPAPSFKECAKSGECAEKRGLVVYYTNRCPYTDYYVNGSLQVLAQENNIPLKIIKLETMEQAQAAPTPATIFSAFYNGKFLTTDMSLCVESRFSKLLKID from the coding sequence ATGGAAACAAGATACATTACGCTCACCAAAGAGAACATAGACAAGGAGCACATCTGCTGTGCTTTCTCCGACAAGAAGTGCGCGGAAGGCTATGAGAAGAAAAAGGCATGGCTAAGAAATGAATTCGACAACGGATATGTTTTCAGGAGACTGGATGCCCGGGCAAAGGTGTTCATCGAATACGTCCCTGCCGAGAAAGCCTGGATTCCGGTAGATGCCCGGAATTATCTGATGGTGAACTGCCTCTGGGTGGCCGGACAATACAAAGGGAACGGGCACGCCAAAGCATTGCTGCAATCGGCCGTTGAAGACGCAAAGGCACAAGGCAGAAACGGCCTGGTCACTGTTGCCGGGACAAAGAAATTCCCTTTCATGGGAGATACGAAATGGCTGCTCAAGCAAGGATTTGAGACGGTTGAGAGCTTACCCGACGGCTTCTCACTGCTGGCCTTGAAACTTGACAAGAATGCTCCCGCCCCTTCCTTCAAGGAGTGCGCCAAAAGCGGGGAATGTGCAGAAAAGCGAGGCTTGGTCGTGTATTACACCAATCGCTGCCCCTACACGGATTATTATGTGAACGGTTCCCTGCAAGTATTGGCACAAGAGAATAACATCCCACTCAAAATAATAAAGTTAGAAACGATGGAGCAGGCACAAGCCGCGCCCACCCCCGCCACCATATTCTCTGCCTTCTACAACGGCAAGTTCCTCACCACGGACATGAGCCTATGCGTGGAGTCCCGATTCAGCAAGTTATTGAAGATAGATTAA
- a CDS encoding acyl-CoA dehydrogenase family protein: MANFYTEVPELKFQLNNPLMERICELKERGYQDKDKFDYAPQDYADAMDSYDKVLEITGEITGEIIAPNAEGVDAEGPHCANGRVEYASGTKQNLDAMVKAGLNGMTMPRRFGGLNFPITPYTMCAEIVAAADAGFGNIWSLQDCIETLYEFGNEDQHSRFIPRICAGETMSMDLTEPDAGSDLQSVMLKATYDEANNCWRLNGVKRFITNGDADLHLVLARSEEGTKDGRGLSMFIYDKREGGVNVRRIENKLGIHGSPTCELVYKNAKAELCGDRKLGLIKYVMALMNGARLGIAAQSVGLSQAAYNEGLAYAKDRKQFGKAIIEFPAVYDMLAIMKAKLDAGRALLYQTSRYVDIYKALDDIQRERKLTPEERQEQKKYAKLADSFTPLAKGMNSEYANQNAYDSIQIHGGSGFMLEYACQRIYRDARITSIYEGTTQLQTVAAIRYVTNGSYIATLRDYEQMPCSAEMQPLMDRVKEMANKLDACTNAVKETANQELLDFVARRLYEMAAVCVMSHLLIQDATKAPELFGKSALVYVNYAEAEVEKHFNFIRKFKAEELESYRK; encoded by the coding sequence ATGGCAAACTTTTATACCGAAGTTCCCGAGTTGAAGTTCCAACTGAACAACCCACTCATGGAACGTATCTGCGAACTGAAAGAGCGCGGATACCAAGACAAAGATAAATTTGACTATGCCCCGCAGGACTATGCGGATGCAATGGACTCCTACGACAAGGTGCTCGAAATCACCGGAGAGATTACCGGAGAGATTATCGCCCCCAATGCCGAAGGCGTGGATGCCGAAGGGCCTCACTGCGCCAATGGGCGTGTGGAATATGCCAGCGGAACCAAGCAGAACCTCGACGCTATGGTGAAGGCCGGACTGAACGGCATGACCATGCCGCGCCGCTTCGGTGGACTGAACTTCCCGATTACCCCGTACACCATGTGCGCCGAAATCGTGGCTGCCGCCGATGCCGGTTTCGGTAACATCTGGTCTTTGCAAGACTGTATCGAGACTTTGTACGAATTTGGCAACGAAGACCAGCACAGCCGTTTCATCCCCCGCATCTGCGCCGGAGAAACCATGTCTATGGACTTGACCGAACCCGATGCAGGCTCCGACCTCCAAAGCGTAATGCTGAAAGCCACCTACGACGAGGCAAACAACTGCTGGCGACTGAACGGTGTGAAGCGTTTCATCACTAACGGTGACGCAGACCTGCACCTCGTATTGGCACGCTCGGAAGAAGGAACCAAAGACGGACGCGGCTTGTCCATGTTCATCTACGACAAACGCGAAGGTGGCGTAAACGTGCGCCGCATCGAGAACAAACTCGGCATCCACGGTTCTCCTACCTGCGAGTTGGTTTATAAGAATGCAAAGGCAGAACTCTGCGGCGACCGCAAACTCGGTCTGATTAAATATGTAATGGCTTTGATGAACGGCGCCCGTCTGGGCATTGCCGCACAGTCGGTAGGTCTGTCTCAAGCTGCCTACAACGAAGGTTTGGCTTATGCCAAAGACCGCAAGCAGTTTGGCAAGGCCATCATTGAATTCCCGGCTGTGTATGACATGCTGGCCATTATGAAGGCCAAGCTCGATGCCGGACGCGCTCTGCTCTATCAGACTTCCCGCTACGTGGACATCTACAAGGCACTGGACGACATCCAGCGTGAACGCAAGCTCACTCCCGAAGAACGTCAGGAGCAAAAGAAGTACGCCAAGCTTGCCGACTCCTTCACTCCGCTTGCCAAAGGTATGAACTCCGAGTATGCCAACCAGAATGCTTACGACAGCATCCAGATACACGGCGGTTCGGGCTTCATGTTGGAATATGCCTGCCAACGCATCTACCGCGATGCACGTATCACAAGTATTTATGAGGGTACGACTCAATTGCAGACCGTTGCCGCCATCCGCTATGTGACGAACGGTTCGTACATCGCCACCCTGCGCGACTACGAACAGATGCCTTGCAGTGCCGAGATGCAGCCGCTGATGGACCGCGTAAAGGAAATGGCCAACAAGCTCGATGCCTGCACCAATGCCGTGAAGGAGACTGCCAACCAAGAGTTGCTGGACTTCGTGGCACGTCGCCTCTACGAAATGGCTGCCGTGTGCGTGATGTCCCACCTGCTCATTCAGGATGCCACCAAAGCACCCGAACTGTTCGGCAAGTCGGCTCTTGTATATGTGAACTACGCCGAGGCCGAAGTGGAGAAGCACTTCAACTTCATCCGCAAGTTCAAAGCTGAGGAACTGGAGAGCTACCGCAAGTAA